A part of Misgurnus anguillicaudatus chromosome 6, ASM2758022v2, whole genome shotgun sequence genomic DNA contains:
- the irx3b gene encoding iroquois-class homeodomain protein IRX-3b: MSVPQLGYIRALHGPMAGRVGADLSASGSRSVLSNVMYGAPFSSAQGYSAFLPYSSDLTILSQLGSQYEFKDSPGVQHAGFPHASFYPYGHQYQYGDLSRSKNATRESTSTLKAWLSEHRKNPYPTKGEKIMLAIITKMTLTQVSTWFANARRRLKKENKMTWVPKTPTDEDGDVYTSDNEDGDRKDEDEEIDLENIDTENFEDKQDCEFGDDVKSVSKVSDRTDFDASEEYHHTEAEKNFVNNMMGDKKSDEAERDQMKKSPAAQQPLDNPPQKPKIWSLAETATTPDSPKKSSWRNCDAQSIRNPLHVQNWTKMSFSAHQMALTSHYLGLKQQTNLNNHIHMKHGDQRTHNL; this comes from the exons ATGTCTGTCCCGCAGCTCGGCTACATCAGAGCGCTGCACGGGCCGATGGCGGGGCGCGTGGGCGCGGATCTGAGCGCGTCGGGCTCGCGCAGCGTCCTCTCCAATGTAATGTATGGAGCTCCATTCAGCAGCGCGCAGGGTTACAGCGCTTTCCTGCCGTACTCCAGTGACCTGACTATACTCAGTCAGCTG GGCTCACAGTACGAGTTTAAAGACAGCCCTGGTGTTCAGCACGCAGGGTTTCCTCATGCATCCTTCTACCCGTACGGACATCAGTATCAGTATGGAGATCTATCCCGATCCAAGAACGCCACCCGTGAGAGCACCAGCACCCTGAAGGCCTGGCTCAGCGAGCACAGGAAAAATCCCTATCCCACCAAGGGTGAGAAAATCATGCTGGCcatcatcacaaaaatgacccTCACTCAGGTCTCCACATGGTTCGCCAACGCCCGCAGGAGACtaaaaaaagagaacaaaatgaCCTGGGTTCCCAAAACGCCAACGGATGAGGACGGAGATGTGTACACGAGCGACAACGAGGACGGAGACAGGAAAGACGAGGATGAGGAGATAGACTTGGAGAACATAGACACGGAGAATTTCGAGGACAAGCAGGATTGTGAATTTGGGGATGATGTGAAATCTGTGTCTAAAGTATCAGACAGGACTGATTTTGATGCATCTGAGGAATATCATCATACGGAAGCTGAAAAGAATTTTGTGAACAATATGATGGGTGATAAAAAATCAGATGAGGCTGAGAGAGATCAAATGAAAAAGAGTCCGGCAGCACAGCAGCCCTTAGACAATCCACCCCAAAAGCCCAAAATCTGGTCTTTAGCTGAAACTGCAACTACGCCTGATAGTCCCAAAAAGTCTTCTTGGAGGAACTGTGATGCTCAGTCGATCAGAAATCCTCTCCATGTTCAAAACTGGACAAAAATGTCTTTTTCTGCCCATCAGATGGCATTAACCAGCCATTACCTTGGACTTAAACAGCAAACCAACCTAAATAACCACATACACATGAAGCATGGAGACCAGAGGACTCACAACTTATga